Proteins encoded in a region of the Dendropsophus ebraccatus isolate aDenEbr1 chromosome 11, aDenEbr1.pat, whole genome shotgun sequence genome:
- the BHLHA9 gene encoding class A basic helix-loop-helix protein 9: MSLIESDFSDEEQEIEDGTSERDEQSLQNLPESESEAEDAKPKKRTRPVRSKARRIAANVRERKRILDYNQAFNALRLALKHDLSGKRLSKIATLKRAINRISTLSMFLHSGSEQKRACNHTECHLQHERPRQPEINDGSPQAYITPPQSHQEVHPELTYGETAHLQQSHSPYYPRHSPESTYLQCQYGSPTEDHHSMPSSPYSYYPHGGYSIGVRGTCFPHQMDNFAEHSSGPFAWQFGYLQGSGYQHSLTMH, from the coding sequence ATGAGCCTCATTGAGTCAGACTTCTCCGATGAAGAGCAGGAGATAGAAGACGGAACGAGTGAGAGAGATGAACAATCCCTGCAAAACCTGCCTGAAAGTGAGAGTGAAGCAGAAGATGCCAAACCCAAGAAGAGGACCAGGCCGGTGAGGTCAAAGGCCAGGCGGATAGCGGCCAATGTCAGAGAAAGGAAGAGGATCCTGGACTACAATCAGGCCTTCAATGCATTACGCCTGGCCCTTAAACATGACCTGAGTGGGAAAAGGCTATCTAAGATCGCAACATTGAAGAGAGCCATCAATAGGATTTCTACTCTCTCCATGTTCCTGCATTCAGGTTCTGAGCAGAAACGGGCCTGCAACCATACTGAATGCCATCTGCAACATGAAAGGCCTAGACAGCCAGAGATCAATGACGGCAGCCCTCAGGCCTATATAACACCACCGCAATCTCATCAAGAAGTACACCCAGAGCTCACTTATGGGGAGACTGCACATCTGCAGCAATCTCATTCACCTTACTACCCTAGACATTCACCCGAGTCTACATATTTACAGTGCCAATATGGAAGCCCAACAGAGGACCACCACTCAATGCCAAGCTCCCCTTACTCCTACTACCCACATGGTGGCTACAGCATCGGAGTAAGGGGCACCTGCTTCCCCCATCAGATGGACAATTTTGCAGAGCATTCATCCGGACCATTTGCCTGGCAGTTTGGTTACTTACAAGGATCAGGCTATCAGCATTCCCTCACCATGCACTGA